One window of Microbacterium sp. 1S1 genomic DNA carries:
- the mfd gene encoding transcription-repair coupling factor codes for MTVPGILRALEEASLYRDALAWAHTDADLGLVDGLDAPVLAGLLAKRAAAGHPAALLAVVPTGRRAESVAQALTTYLPDAEVLTFPAWETLPHERLSPSPDTVGLRLQTLRRVAEWSGERPLVVVASVRAALQPIAGNLGAIAPLELAVGSRGNELDHVAEQLVERAYSRVDMVSRRGEFAVRGGILDVFPPTSEHPYRVEFFGDEIDQIRAFSVADQRSLPGDVPRVDLPPSRELLLTAEVRERARALIGGFPAISGMLEKMAEGIPVEGMESLLPAVAGPLKSLAEYLPEGSATAVIDPERSTARALTLGETNREFLDAAWSAATSGASAPIDLGAGDFLTIAELREVVRDRGGVWWRLSPFGIGDATAESVEAATVIPSFHGNVDGAIAFVDAKVADGWRVVVLATGHGLVDRARDVLSDRGIAARVVETIADSPDPGVATLTVGGVEAGFQVPEAKLAVLTDNEFYGRTIGGDQRVVKKLASRRKNVVDPLQLKQGDFVVHATHGIGRFVEMTQREVSTGGRNAAKSVRDYLVLEYAPSKRGYPGDKLFVPTDQLDLLSKYVGGEAPTLSKMGGSDWAQAKGKARKAVRDIAVELVKLYSARMSAKGHAFGPDTPWQRELEEAFPFAETQDQLQTIDEIKADMERPIPMDRLLSGDVGFGKTEVAVRAAFKAIQDGKQVAMLVPTTLLVKQHLETFTERFAGFPVKVRPLSRFQTDKEARLTLQGLLDGSVDMVIGTHRILTDQVMFKDLGLMIIDEEQRFGVEHKDALKKLKTNVDILAMSATPIPRTLEMAVTGIREMSTLATPPEDRHPILSFVGPRSDKQIAAAIRREILREGQVFFVHNRVQSIQRVAAELAELVPEARIAVAHGQMGEHALEQVVDDFWERKFDVLVSTTIIETGLDISNANTIIIDRADKYGLSQLHQLRGRVGRGRERAYAYFLYDDMKPLSETAADRLQTIAVNNDLGSGMQVALKDLELRGAGNLLGAEQAGHIAGVGFDLYLRMIGEAVATFRGEEVETGQELRLELPLDARIPEDYIDSERLRLEAYQKLSAASAATAKDDAIDLVVEELVDRYGTPPEEVTGLVSIARLRRRAARAGLTDVVAMGSNLRLAPARLEDSIKVRLQRLYPKAKLVSGGEALVVPMPTVPAAVGVGVEPLPDAELLTWVDQLFTAIFPEPPKPE; via the coding sequence GTGACTGTTCCGGGGATTCTGCGCGCCTTGGAAGAGGCGTCTCTGTATCGTGACGCTCTCGCCTGGGCGCACACCGACGCCGACCTCGGACTGGTCGACGGGCTCGACGCGCCCGTGCTCGCGGGGCTGCTCGCCAAGCGCGCGGCGGCCGGTCACCCGGCGGCGCTGCTGGCCGTGGTCCCGACGGGTCGACGGGCGGAGTCGGTGGCTCAGGCGCTGACCACCTACCTCCCGGACGCCGAGGTGCTCACGTTCCCCGCCTGGGAGACGCTTCCGCACGAGCGTCTCAGCCCCAGCCCCGACACGGTCGGCCTCCGCCTGCAGACCCTGCGCCGCGTCGCCGAATGGTCCGGGGAGCGCCCGCTCGTCGTCGTGGCCTCGGTGCGCGCCGCGCTGCAGCCCATCGCCGGGAACCTCGGCGCCATCGCCCCGCTGGAGTTGGCCGTCGGCAGCCGCGGCAACGAGCTCGACCACGTCGCCGAGCAGCTCGTCGAGCGGGCCTACTCCCGCGTCGACATGGTGTCGCGCCGCGGGGAGTTCGCGGTGCGCGGGGGCATCCTCGACGTCTTCCCTCCCACGTCCGAACACCCGTACCGCGTGGAGTTCTTCGGTGACGAGATCGACCAGATCCGTGCGTTCTCCGTCGCGGACCAGCGCTCGCTCCCCGGTGACGTGCCGCGCGTCGACCTCCCACCCAGCCGCGAGCTCCTGCTGACCGCGGAGGTGCGGGAGCGGGCACGGGCCCTCATCGGCGGTTTCCCTGCCATCAGCGGCATGCTCGAGAAGATGGCCGAGGGCATCCCGGTCGAGGGCATGGAGTCGCTGCTGCCGGCGGTCGCCGGCCCGCTGAAATCCCTCGCAGAGTACCTGCCCGAGGGCAGCGCCACCGCCGTCATCGACCCGGAGCGGTCGACCGCGCGGGCCCTCACCCTCGGCGAGACCAACCGCGAATTCCTCGACGCGGCCTGGAGCGCGGCGACCTCCGGAGCCTCCGCCCCCATCGACCTCGGCGCCGGCGACTTCCTCACGATCGCCGAACTGCGCGAGGTCGTGCGCGACCGGGGCGGGGTCTGGTGGCGCCTGAGCCCGTTCGGGATCGGCGATGCGACAGCGGAGAGCGTCGAGGCGGCCACCGTGATCCCCTCCTTCCACGGCAACGTCGACGGCGCGATCGCCTTCGTCGACGCGAAGGTCGCCGACGGCTGGCGCGTGGTCGTGCTCGCGACCGGACACGGCCTCGTCGACCGCGCCCGGGACGTGCTGTCCGACCGCGGCATCGCGGCGCGGGTCGTCGAGACCATCGCAGACTCGCCGGACCCAGGGGTCGCGACCCTCACGGTGGGCGGCGTCGAAGCCGGGTTCCAGGTGCCGGAGGCGAAGCTCGCCGTCCTCACCGACAACGAGTTCTACGGTCGGACGATCGGCGGCGACCAGCGCGTCGTCAAGAAGCTCGCCTCCCGCCGGAAGAACGTCGTCGACCCCCTGCAGCTCAAGCAGGGCGACTTCGTCGTACACGCCACGCACGGCATCGGCCGGTTCGTCGAGATGACCCAGCGGGAAGTCTCCACCGGCGGCCGCAATGCCGCGAAGTCCGTCCGGGACTACCTCGTGCTGGAGTACGCTCCGTCCAAGCGCGGCTACCCCGGCGACAAGCTGTTCGTGCCGACCGACCAGCTCGACCTCCTGTCGAAGTACGTCGGCGGCGAGGCGCCGACCCTATCGAAGATGGGGGGCAGCGACTGGGCGCAGGCCAAGGGCAAGGCGCGCAAAGCGGTCAGGGACATCGCGGTCGAGCTCGTCAAGCTGTACTCGGCACGCATGAGCGCCAAGGGCCATGCGTTCGGTCCGGATACCCCGTGGCAGCGCGAGCTGGAGGAGGCATTCCCGTTCGCCGAGACCCAGGATCAGCTGCAGACCATCGATGAGATCAAGGCCGACATGGAGCGGCCCATCCCGATGGACCGGCTGCTGTCGGGCGACGTGGGCTTCGGCAAGACCGAGGTCGCCGTGCGGGCGGCGTTCAAGGCCATCCAGGACGGCAAGCAGGTCGCGATGCTCGTGCCGACGACGCTGCTCGTCAAGCAGCACCTGGAGACGTTCACGGAGCGCTTCGCCGGGTTCCCGGTCAAGGTGCGGCCGCTGTCACGCTTCCAGACCGACAAGGAGGCGCGGCTCACGCTCCAGGGCCTCCTCGACGGCTCCGTGGACATGGTGATCGGGACGCACCGGATCCTCACGGATCAGGTCATGTTCAAGGACCTCGGCCTGATGATCATCGACGAGGAGCAGCGGTTCGGTGTCGAGCACAAGGACGCGCTGAAGAAGCTGAAGACCAACGTCGACATCCTCGCCATGAGCGCCACGCCGATTCCGCGCACCCTGGAGATGGCCGTCACCGGTATCCGGGAGATGTCCACGCTCGCCACGCCCCCGGAGGACCGCCATCCGATCCTCTCGTTCGTCGGCCCCCGCAGCGACAAGCAGATCGCGGCGGCTATCCGGCGCGAGATCCTCCGCGAGGGTCAGGTCTTCTTCGTGCACAACCGCGTGCAGTCGATCCAGCGGGTCGCCGCCGAGCTCGCCGAGCTGGTCCCGGAGGCGCGGATCGCCGTGGCGCACGGTCAGATGGGGGAGCACGCGCTCGAGCAGGTCGTCGACGACTTCTGGGAACGCAAGTTCGACGTCCTCGTCTCGACCACGATCATCGAGACCGGCCTCGACATCTCCAACGCGAACACGATCATCATCGACCGCGCCGACAAGTACGGGCTGAGCCAGCTCCACCAGCTGCGCGGGCGGGTCGGCCGCGGACGGGAACGTGCGTACGCGTACTTCCTGTACGACGACATGAAGCCGCTCAGCGAGACCGCCGCCGACCGGCTGCAGACCATCGCGGTGAACAACGATCTCGGCTCCGGTATGCAGGTCGCCCTCAAGGACCTGGAGCTCCGCGGGGCGGGCAACCTCCTGGGCGCCGAGCAGGCCGGACACATCGCGGGAGTCGGCTTCGACCTCTACCTGCGCATGATCGGAGAGGCCGTCGCGACCTTCCGCGGCGAGGAGGTCGAGACCGGGCAGGAGCTGCGGCTCGAGCTGCCGCTGGACGCCCGCATCCCCGAGGACTACATCGACAGCGAGCGCCTGCGGCTCGAGGCGTATCAGAAGCTCTCCGCGGCCTCGGCCGCGACCGCGAAGGACGACGCCATCGATCTCGTGGTGGAGGAGCTCGTCGACCGGTACGGCACGCCGCCCGAGGAGGTCACCGGACTCGTGTCCATCGCACGACTCCGGCGGAGGGCGGCGAGGGCCGGGCTCACGGACGTCGTGGCCATGGGGTCGAATCTGCGCCTCGCGCCCGCGCGGCTCGAGGACTCCATCAAGGTCCGGCTGCAGCGGCTGTATCCGAAGGCGAAGCTCGTCTCGGGCGGGGAGGCCCTCGTCGTGCCGATGCCCACGGTGCCCGCGGCGGTCGGGGTCGGCGTGGAGCCGCTGCCCGACGCCGAACTCCTCACCTGGGTCGACCAGCTGTTCACCGCCATCTTCCCGGAGCCGCCCAAGCCCGAGTGA
- a CDS encoding gamma carbonic anhydrase family protein — translation MLYEHLGARPRIHDTAVVAPTAVVSGDVEIGPGCQVLHGAVITAEGGPITLGAHVIVMENALIRATAANAVHIGAHTLLGTLASIAGATVGEEVFFASGARVFNGALVGDGCEVRVNAIVHRRAVLPAGTVVPIGWVAVGDPVQLLSPDRDAEIAAAQPELDFPGHVFGVDRDTPDLMVQLTERYGSSLARHADDRQV, via the coding sequence ATGTTGTACGAGCACCTCGGGGCTCGGCCCCGCATCCATGACACCGCCGTCGTCGCTCCCACCGCCGTGGTCTCCGGCGACGTGGAGATCGGGCCGGGTTGCCAGGTGCTGCACGGCGCCGTCATCACGGCGGAGGGCGGTCCCATCACCCTCGGCGCTCACGTCATCGTGATGGAGAACGCGCTGATCCGGGCGACCGCTGCCAACGCCGTGCACATCGGAGCCCACACCCTCCTCGGAACGCTGGCCAGCATCGCGGGGGCGACCGTGGGCGAGGAGGTGTTCTTCGCGTCCGGGGCCCGGGTCTTCAACGGGGCCCTCGTCGGGGACGGGTGCGAGGTCCGCGTCAATGCCATCGTGCATCGCCGCGCCGTGCTGCCCGCGGGAACGGTGGTGCCGATCGGGTGGGTCGCGGTGGGCGATCCGGTGCAACTGCTCTCACCCGACCGGGACGCCGAGATCGCGGCGGCACAGCCCGAGCTCGACTTCCCCGGACACGTCTTCGGCGTCGATCGGGACACCCCCGACCTCATGGTCCAGCTCACGGAGCGGTACGGCAGCTCCCTGGCACGGCACGCCGACGACCGTCAGGTCTGA
- the gdhA gene encoding NADP-specific glutamate dehydrogenase has product MTVTTPTDFHPLADAVQPVFDTVLARSPHEPEFHQAVHEVLHSIAPVLEQRPEYVDGGILERLVEPERQIMFRVPWVDDAGKLQVNRGYRIQFSSVLGPYKGGLRFHPSVNLSIIKFLGFEQIFKNALTGQGIGGGKGGSDFDPHGKSDAEVMRFCQSFMNELYRHLGEHTDVPAGDIGVGGREIGYLFGQYRKVTNRHESGMFTGKGTGWGGAEVRTEATGYGAVFFAQEMLGVHGDSLSGKRVGISGSGNVAIYAIQKATQLGATAVTASDSSGYVVDDAGIDLDLLRQLKEVERARIVEYANRRPSARFVEGGSVWEVPVDIAVPSATQNEVSLADAETLIANGVRAVSEGANMPCVPDAVEAFQKAGVLFAPGKAANAGGVATSALEMSQNASRQRWSFGDSENKLREIMGDIHRAAFEAAERHGVPGDYVAGANIAGFERVAAAMLAQGVI; this is encoded by the coding sequence GTGACCGTCACCACCCCCACCGACTTCCACCCGCTCGCCGACGCCGTGCAGCCCGTCTTCGATACGGTGCTCGCCCGCAGCCCGCACGAGCCGGAGTTCCACCAGGCCGTCCACGAGGTGCTGCACTCCATCGCCCCGGTCCTGGAGCAGCGTCCGGAGTACGTCGACGGGGGGATCCTGGAGCGCCTGGTCGAGCCGGAGCGGCAGATCATGTTCCGGGTGCCGTGGGTCGACGACGCCGGGAAGCTGCAGGTCAACCGCGGCTACCGCATCCAGTTCTCGTCCGTGCTCGGCCCGTACAAGGGCGGCCTGCGGTTCCATCCGTCGGTGAACCTGTCGATCATCAAGTTCCTCGGGTTCGAGCAGATCTTCAAGAACGCCCTCACCGGTCAGGGCATCGGCGGCGGCAAGGGTGGCTCCGACTTCGACCCGCACGGCAAGTCCGATGCCGAGGTCATGCGGTTCTGCCAGTCGTTCATGAACGAGCTCTACCGCCACCTCGGCGAGCACACCGACGTCCCCGCCGGCGACATCGGTGTCGGCGGCCGCGAGATCGGCTACCTCTTCGGCCAGTACCGCAAGGTCACCAACCGTCATGAATCCGGCATGTTCACGGGCAAGGGCACCGGGTGGGGCGGCGCCGAGGTGCGGACCGAGGCCACCGGGTACGGCGCGGTGTTCTTCGCCCAGGAGATGCTCGGTGTGCACGGCGACTCCCTCTCCGGCAAGCGCGTGGGCATCTCGGGCTCGGGCAACGTCGCGATCTACGCCATCCAGAAGGCCACCCAGCTCGGGGCGACCGCGGTGACGGCCTCCGACTCCTCCGGGTACGTCGTCGACGATGCCGGCATCGACCTCGACCTGCTGCGGCAGCTCAAGGAGGTCGAGCGCGCCCGCATCGTCGAGTACGCCAACCGTCGCCCGAGCGCCCGCTTCGTCGAAGGGGGCAGCGTATGGGAGGTGCCGGTGGACATCGCGGTCCCCTCGGCGACGCAGAACGAGGTCAGCCTCGCCGACGCCGAGACCCTGATCGCGAACGGCGTCCGTGCCGTGTCCGAGGGTGCCAACATGCCGTGCGTGCCCGACGCCGTCGAGGCGTTCCAGAAGGCCGGTGTGCTGTTCGCGCCGGGCAAGGCCGCCAACGCCGGCGGTGTCGCGACCTCGGCGCTCGAGATGAGCCAGAACGCGTCGCGGCAGCGCTGGAGCTTCGGCGACAGCGAGAACAAGCTTCGCGAGATCATGGGCGACATCCATCGCGCCGCCTTCGAGGCCGCCGAGCGCCACGGCGTTCCCGGCGACTACGTCGCGGGTGCCAACATCGCGGGCTTCGAGCGCGTCGCCGCTGCGATGCTCGCTCAGGGCGTCATCTGA
- a CDS encoding phosphoenolpyruvate carboxylase: MRSDVRMLGQLLGQVLREAGGDDLFEDVERLRLATIQAYEDHSSDAFDRAAAIAESFTIARADEVARAFTCYFHLVNLAEEHQRVRVLRERAGQPGPSTGSGTQATSGTQAADTVAGAYALLREEVGDEEARRRLDGLRFHPVFTAHPTEARRRAVSSSIRRLSELLTQHDTASAGGSEEHRARRRMLEEIDTLWRTAPLRAQKPSPTDEVRTVMGVFDETLFTTVPHVYRRIDDALRGEESGASAPVVPAFVRVGSWVGGDRDGNPFVTAAVTREASQIASEHVLRGLERALDRIGRTLTLAADDTPPSAEVTALWERFASAEPAVADELAARSPNEPHRRVLLVMARRVAATRRGDDEGYARPEELLAELRAVQSSLVAAGARRHAFGGVQHLIWQVETYGFHLTELEVRQHSQVHAKALAELEAGGAISTQTEEVLEVFRAIADIQRDRGLRAAGRYVVSFTQAASDLANVHRLARHALGDDAPVLDVVPLFETFADLQAAPGILAEAVAFPEFRERMAATGNRLEVMLGYSDSSKDVGPVAANLALYTAQEKIARWAQENGIELTLFHGRGGALGRGGGPANSAILAQPPHSVDGRFKLTEQGEVIFARYGEPAIAMRHIDQVAAATLLASSPTVEERTSRAAARYADVAATMDSASRERFFALVKAEGFAPWFATVTPMEEIGLLALGSRPARRGLSVESLEDLRAIPWVFAWTQARINLAGWFGLGTALEAVGDEELLAEAYREWPLLHTMVDNVAMSLAKTDERIARQYLALGDRDDLAALVLEELALTRRWVIRLTGGDDLLENKPILQRAVQLRSPYVDALSLLQLRALRALRSAPEQPGGSGADAEQQRLLLLSVSGVAAGLQNTG, from the coding sequence ATGCGCTCCGATGTGCGGATGCTGGGCCAGCTCCTCGGCCAGGTGCTGCGCGAAGCCGGTGGCGACGACCTCTTCGAGGACGTCGAGCGGCTGCGCCTCGCGACGATCCAGGCCTACGAGGACCACAGCTCCGACGCGTTCGACCGGGCGGCGGCCATCGCCGAGTCCTTCACGATCGCCCGCGCCGACGAGGTCGCCCGCGCATTCACCTGTTACTTCCACCTCGTGAACCTCGCCGAGGAGCACCAGCGCGTCCGCGTTCTCCGCGAGCGGGCGGGCCAGCCGGGGCCTTCGACAGGCTCAGGGACCCAGGCGACGTCGGGGACGCAGGCAGCCGACACCGTCGCCGGGGCGTATGCGCTGCTGCGGGAGGAGGTCGGCGACGAGGAGGCTCGACGGCGGCTGGACGGGCTGCGCTTCCACCCCGTGTTCACGGCGCACCCGACCGAGGCCCGCCGGCGCGCCGTCTCGTCGAGCATCCGCCGCCTCTCCGAACTGCTCACCCAGCACGACACGGCGAGCGCAGGCGGCTCCGAGGAGCACCGCGCCCGCCGCCGGATGCTCGAGGAGATCGACACCCTGTGGCGGACGGCGCCGCTGCGCGCACAGAAGCCCTCCCCGACCGACGAAGTCCGCACGGTCATGGGCGTCTTCGACGAGACGCTGTTCACGACGGTGCCCCACGTGTACCGGCGTATCGACGATGCGCTCCGCGGCGAGGAGTCCGGCGCCAGCGCCCCGGTCGTCCCGGCGTTCGTACGCGTGGGCTCCTGGGTCGGCGGCGACCGCGACGGCAACCCGTTCGTCACCGCGGCGGTGACCCGCGAGGCGTCTCAGATCGCCTCCGAGCATGTGCTCCGAGGACTCGAGCGGGCGCTGGACCGGATCGGCCGCACGCTGACGCTCGCCGCGGACGACACCCCGCCGAGCGCCGAGGTCACCGCGCTCTGGGAGCGCTTCGCGTCCGCGGAGCCGGCCGTCGCCGACGAGCTCGCGGCACGGTCGCCCAACGAACCCCACCGCCGTGTGCTCCTCGTCATGGCCCGCCGGGTCGCGGCCACACGCCGCGGAGACGACGAGGGGTACGCCCGTCCCGAGGAGTTGCTCGCGGAGCTGCGGGCCGTGCAGTCCTCCCTCGTCGCGGCGGGGGCACGCCGCCACGCGTTCGGCGGCGTGCAGCACCTGATCTGGCAGGTCGAGACCTACGGCTTCCACCTCACGGAGCTCGAGGTGCGCCAGCACTCCCAGGTCCATGCCAAGGCCCTGGCCGAGCTCGAGGCCGGCGGGGCGATCAGCACGCAGACCGAGGAGGTGCTGGAGGTCTTCCGGGCGATCGCGGACATCCAGCGCGACCGGGGCTTGCGCGCCGCAGGTCGCTACGTCGTCTCCTTCACGCAGGCGGCCTCCGACCTCGCGAACGTGCACCGGCTCGCCCGCCACGCGCTCGGCGACGACGCCCCGGTGCTCGACGTCGTGCCGTTGTTCGAGACCTTCGCCGATCTCCAGGCCGCCCCCGGCATCCTCGCCGAGGCCGTCGCGTTCCCGGAGTTCCGCGAGCGCATGGCCGCGACCGGCAACCGGCTGGAGGTCATGCTCGGCTACTCCGACTCCTCCAAGGACGTCGGGCCCGTTGCCGCGAACCTCGCGCTGTACACGGCGCAGGAGAAGATCGCGCGCTGGGCGCAGGAGAACGGCATCGAGCTGACCCTCTTCCACGGTCGCGGCGGTGCGCTGGGCCGAGGCGGCGGTCCCGCGAACTCGGCGATCCTCGCGCAGCCCCCGCACTCCGTCGACGGGCGGTTCAAGCTCACCGAGCAGGGGGAGGTCATCTTCGCCCGCTACGGCGAGCCCGCCATCGCGATGCGGCACATCGACCAGGTCGCCGCCGCGACGCTGCTCGCGTCGTCCCCCACGGTCGAGGAGCGCACCAGCCGCGCGGCCGCCCGCTACGCCGACGTCGCCGCGACCATGGACTCCGCCTCCCGCGAGCGGTTCTTCGCACTCGTCAAGGCCGAGGGCTTCGCCCCGTGGTTCGCGACCGTGACGCCGATGGAGGAGATCGGTCTGCTGGCTCTCGGCTCCCGCCCCGCGCGGCGCGGCCTCTCGGTGGAGTCTCTGGAGGACCTCCGGGCCATCCCGTGGGTGTTCGCGTGGACGCAGGCCCGCATCAACCTCGCCGGCTGGTTCGGACTCGGCACCGCGCTCGAGGCCGTGGGCGATGAGGAGTTGCTCGCCGAGGCCTACCGCGAGTGGCCGCTGCTGCACACCATGGTCGACAACGTCGCCATGAGCCTCGCGAAGACCGACGAGCGCATCGCCCGGCAGTACCTGGCCCTGGGCGACCGCGACGACCTCGCCGCCCTGGTGCTGGAGGAGCTGGCCCTCACGCGTCGCTGGGTGATCCGTCTCACCGGCGGCGACGATCTGCTGGAGAACAAGCCGATCCTGCAGCGGGCCGTGCAGTTGCGCAGCCCCTATGTCGACGCCCTCTCGCTCCTGCAGCTGCGGGCCCTGCGCGCGCTCCGGTCGGCGCCCGAGCAGCCCGGAGGCTCGGGGGCGGACGCCGAACAGCAGCGACTGCTCCTCCTCTCCGTCAGCGGAGTCGCCGCCGGTCTGCAGAACACCGGGTGA
- the nhaA gene encoding Na+/H+ antiporter NhaA: protein MRITANPLRGQQFPAVLLLVAAGLGLLLANLPTHDAIAGLLETHLAVPATVLDLSIAHWVSDGLLAIFFLVVAIELRHELTHGELDSPRKAVQPAIAATGGVLVPILVYLLIAGGPETASGWPIPTATDIAFALGVLAMFGRGLPSRVRVFLLALAILDDIIGIIFIAVLFAHDVQWLLFGLAIVGVAVFWLLSRLLHATGHTAVAVAMAVVGVVTWGLVASSGIHATIAGVMLGLVMAPVPAGRTRHALEPTVNGAILPLFAFVAAFVVIPAVSPTALSPAFWAIVVALPVGKIIGISLFGWLAMRIRPKGADPALPFADILAAGALGGIGFTVSLLLANLAFEGDAVIRDQAILGVLVGSLLALILSGIVVSLRARWYRRAAPIPA, encoded by the coding sequence ATGCGCATCACAGCGAACCCCCTCCGCGGGCAGCAGTTCCCGGCCGTCCTCCTCCTCGTGGCTGCCGGTCTCGGTCTCCTCCTCGCGAACCTGCCGACCCACGACGCCATCGCGGGGCTGCTGGAGACGCACCTCGCGGTGCCGGCAACCGTCCTCGACCTGTCCATCGCGCACTGGGTCTCGGACGGACTCCTCGCGATCTTCTTCCTCGTCGTCGCGATCGAGCTGCGGCACGAGCTCACGCACGGAGAGCTCGACTCCCCGCGGAAGGCGGTGCAGCCCGCCATCGCCGCGACCGGCGGGGTGCTGGTGCCGATCCTCGTGTACCTGCTGATCGCGGGAGGGCCGGAGACGGCGTCCGGCTGGCCGATCCCGACCGCCACCGACATCGCCTTCGCGCTCGGTGTGCTGGCGATGTTCGGCCGCGGACTGCCCTCCCGGGTGCGGGTTTTCCTCTTGGCGCTCGCCATCCTCGACGACATCATCGGCATCATCTTCATCGCGGTGCTGTTCGCGCACGACGTCCAGTGGCTCCTCTTCGGCCTGGCGATCGTCGGGGTGGCCGTGTTCTGGCTGTTGAGCCGACTGCTGCACGCGACCGGCCACACCGCGGTCGCGGTCGCAATGGCCGTCGTCGGGGTCGTCACGTGGGGTCTGGTCGCCTCGTCCGGCATCCACGCGACGATCGCGGGCGTGATGCTCGGCCTCGTCATGGCACCCGTGCCCGCCGGACGCACCCGGCACGCCCTGGAGCCGACGGTCAACGGCGCCATCCTGCCGCTGTTCGCCTTCGTCGCGGCCTTCGTCGTGATCCCCGCCGTCTCGCCGACGGCGCTCTCCCCGGCGTTCTGGGCGATCGTCGTCGCGCTGCCGGTCGGCAAGATCATCGGCATCTCGCTTTTCGGCTGGCTGGCCATGCGCATCCGTCCGAAGGGGGCCGATCCCGCACTGCCGTTCGCGGACATCCTCGCGGCCGGTGCCCTGGGCGGCATCGGGTTCACCGTCTCCCTCCTGCTCGCGAACCTCGCGTTCGAGGGCGACGCAGTGATCCGCGACCAGGCCATCCTCGGCGTCCTCGTGGGTTCGCTGCTCGCGTTGATCCTCTCCGGGATCGTCGTGAGCCTGCGCGCCCGGTGGTACCGTCGCGCTGCGCCCATCCCCGCCTGA
- a CDS encoding MazG nucleotide pyrophosphohydrolase domain-containing protein, whose protein sequence is MTSEPPTSQDVGDPLRAAAETMRAVRERCVWSQRITHRDLVPYLIEESHEVIDAVEEGSRADLREELGDLLWQVLFHAAIAAQDPDDPFDIDDVARTLTEKMVRRHPHVFAGEVAETPDEVLVHWNAAKAAEKRTRRSVLDGIPRGMPALALAQKMSGRAVGAGVAAAKAPVVSPSSEEELGDALLALVAIARTEGWDAERALRERLRRLEDEVRTAEAD, encoded by the coding sequence ATGACCAGCGAGCCGCCCACTTCCCAGGACGTCGGTGATCCGCTGCGTGCGGCTGCCGAGACCATGCGCGCGGTGCGGGAGCGGTGCGTGTGGTCGCAGCGCATCACGCACCGCGATCTCGTGCCGTACCTCATCGAGGAGTCGCACGAGGTCATCGACGCAGTCGAGGAGGGCTCGCGCGCCGACCTCCGCGAGGAGCTCGGCGATCTGCTGTGGCAGGTGCTGTTCCATGCCGCCATCGCGGCGCAGGATCCGGACGACCCGTTCGACATCGACGACGTCGCCCGCACGCTGACGGAGAAGATGGTCCGGCGGCACCCGCACGTGTTCGCCGGCGAGGTGGCTGAGACGCCCGACGAGGTGCTCGTGCATTGGAACGCCGCGAAGGCAGCGGAGAAACGCACCCGCCGCAGCGTGCTCGACGGGATCCCGCGCGGGATGCCGGCTCTCGCCCTGGCCCAGAAGATGTCGGGACGTGCCGTCGGGGCGGGGGTGGCCGCGGCGAAGGCTCCGGTGGTGAGCCCGTCGTCGGAGGAGGAACTCGGCGACGCCCTCCTCGCGCTCGTGGCGATCGCACGGACCGAGGGCTGGGACGCCGAGCGAGCTCTGCGGGAGCGGCTGCGACGCCTGGAGGACGAGGTCCGCACCGCCGAAGCCGACTGA